One window of Kryptolebias marmoratus isolate JLee-2015 linkage group LG3, ASM164957v2, whole genome shotgun sequence genomic DNA carries:
- the rhbdd2 gene encoding uncharacterized protein rhbdd2: MMLTENFNMFFKVFKDVFPVPSSGIVTVALFSCVLFCVETYFDLTQGVLSIGSIVFQSGHIHSLLLYPFYHQTVAQLLLNITALLFLCGSVEKSVGTVRFLFRFLLLSSTNGLFYSFLDFLQDEDMQTHTEGLLPVTLACVALTTMHTKMTKGFLCGAS; the protein is encoded by the exons ATGATGCTAACTGAAAACTTTAACATGttcttcaaagtttttaaagatgtaTTTCCAGTTCCTTCAAGCGGAATCGTGACAGTGGCCTTAttctcatgtgttttgttttgtgttgaaaCATATTTTGACTTGACTCAGGGGGTCCTCAGTATTGGGTCCATTGTCTTTCAGAGTGGACACATACACAGCCTTCTCCTGTATCCTTTTTACCACCAGACTGTCGCTCAGCTTCTCCTGAACATCACCGccctgctgtttttgtgtggcAGCGTGGAGAAAAGTGTTGGTACCGTTCGCTTCCTGTTCCGGTTCCTCCTGCTATCCTCCACCAACGGCCTGTTCTACAGCTTCCTGGatttcctgcaagatgaagacATGCAGACTCACACTGAGGGTCTGCTCCCGGTGACCCTGGCCTGTGTGGCTCTGACcaccatgcacacaaaaatgaccaaaggTTTTCTCTGCGGG GCATCCTGA
- the LOC108241522 gene encoding OCIA domain-containing protein 1 encodes MSTPGSFAEERQGRTQKDVLGPDYVPTDEELKLLRECTNESFVYRALPFAAISMAITNTLITKGILSASPRFGAAPKVAFAGIFGFFTGKLSYMKKCQEKFKNLPNSPLGDLVRQRGGVSQYDFSAQSELSDPNVPSYDTPLFQPADAPSSMSSFTTDDGQMGRPDDLSTPVQSYEEEEPKKKSILYEDLRHKNRENYEVMLNQKADTTVKASSAKEPARPKKPGTLQLQTCSQDRMSELISILSHNKVADCVSE; translated from the exons ATGTCTACCCCCGGAAGTTTTGCAGAGGAGCGGCAGGGCAGAACTcagaag GACGTTCTGGGTCCAGACTACGTCCCCACAGAcgaggagctgaagctgctgcgAGAGTGCACCAATGAGAGTTTCGTCTACAGAG ctCTTCCCTTTGCTGCCATCAGCATGGCTATTACTAATACCCTAATTACTAAAG GGATTCTGTCTGCATCACCGAGGTTTGGAGCTGCACCTAAAGTGGCCT TTGCTGGCATCTTTGGCTTCTTCACCGGGAAACTGTCCTACATGAAAAAGTGCCAAGAAAAGTTCAAAAACCTTCCAAACTCCCCTCTGGGAGATCTTGTGAGACAGAGGGGGGGAGTGTCTCAGTATGA TTTCAGTGCTCAGTCAGAGCTGAGTGACCCGAACGTCCCTTCGTACGACACCCCCCTGTTCCAACCAGCAGACGCCCCGAGCAGCATGTCCAGCTTCACCACAGATGATGGGCAAATGGGCAGGCCAGACGACTTAAGCACTCCAG TTCAGTCgtatgaggaggaggagcctaAGAAGAAGTCCATCCTCTATGAGGacctgagacacaaaaacagggaGAACTACGAGGTGATGCTCAATCAGAAGGCTGACACGACGGTCAAAGCATCCTCGGCGAAGGAGCCTGCGAGACCAAAGAAACCAGGTacgctgcagctgcagacgTGTTCACAAGACAGGATG TCGGAGCTGATCAGCATCTTGTCCCACAACAAAGTGGCAGACTGCGTCagtgagtaa